A stretch of DNA from Atribacteraceae bacterium:
TCCTGTTCGATGGCTCCACTTTCCCGTAGGTCAGAAAGCTGGGGACGCTTGGGGCTGCGCTGTTCCACTGCACGGCTAAGCTGGGAAACCGCTATGACCGGCAACTCCAACTCCCTGGCCATGGCTTTGAGTGAACGGGAAATTTCGGATATTTCCTGCTGGCGGTTCTCTGACCGGGAATGGCTGCGCATCAGCTGTAGATAGTCGACAATCACTAATCCCAGGTTTTGTTCAAATTTCAATCGACGGGCCTTGGCCCGCAACTCGAGAACTGTGATTCCAGGAGAATCGTCAATGTAAATTGTTGCATTAGAAAGCTTACCCGCCGCTTTTGCTAATTCCGGCCAGTCTCTTTCTGAAAGGATTCCCCTTCTGACTCGATTGGCATCGATCCTGGCTTCACTGCAAAGCATCCGCTGGGCGATTTGTTCACGGGACATTTCCAGACTGAAAATCGCTGCGGCAATCTTTTTTGTCGTTCCGGCGTGTTGCGCTATGTTCAGACAGAAACTCGTTTTCCCCATTCCCGGTCGGGCGGCGACCACGATCAACTCGGATGGATGAAACCCAGTGGTCATGATATCGAGATCGACAAAGCCCGAAGGAACCCCGGTGACGTGTTCGTCCCGATGATAGAGCTCCTCGATTTTATCGAAGGCCTCGTTGATCACTTCCTTGAGTGGGACGAAATCGCTACGGACACGTTTTTGCGAGAGCTGCAATATGAGATGCTGAGCTTTATCGAGTAGTTCTACCGCTTCCTGCTCTGATTCATAACTTTCTCTGATAACCGTTGTGCAGGCGTTAATCAACGCCCGGGCGAGCGATTTTTCTTCAACGATGTGTGCGTAGTATGCAATATTGGCTGAGGTGGGTACCAGGTTCACCAATAGTGCGAGATATTCCGCACCTCCGGATACGGCCAGCGCGTTACTCTGCCGCATTTTTTCCGCAAGCGTAACCACATCGCAGGCCCGGTCGGAATCGAAGAGTTTCGCGATGTTTTCAAAGATGAGCCGGTGACTGTCATAATAAAAATCATCCGACCGCAATATCTCCAAGGCTTTCAAGAGGGCGTCCCGATCCAGGAGCATGGAACCAAGCGTTGCCTGCTCGGCCTCCATGTTTTGTGGAGGGACTCTCTCGATACTCAGGACTCGTCATTCCTTTCTGTCGCGCTATCTCCAGGGAGCACGGTTTCGGGAGTCAATTGAGTAGTTGTCGCTATCGAAGCAAATTCTTTACCGCTGGCCGTTTTTTTTCCTTCTTCCGCTTTCTCTTCGGCGGTTTTAACGACTATGGTAATCAAGGGTTCTTGACTTTTCCCTAGTTTTAGTTTGACTTCCCAGGAACCGGTCTCCTTGATTGGTTCCGGAAGAACGATGTATTTTCGATCGAAATTCGTTCCAAGTTTCTGCGAGACCAGTTCGGCAATTTCCCGAGTGGTCACGGAGCCATATAGCTTTCCTTTTCCTCCGGCCTTTTTGATGATCTCAAAAACGGTCCCTTCGACCTGATGTATAACGGACTGGAGCATTGCCAGCTCCTTCTGTTCACGGGCCAAGCGTTTTTTTCTCAAATGTTCTACCTGGCTCAAGTTTCCCTTGGTTACCTCGACGGCCAGCTTGTGCGGCATGAGGTAATTGCGGGCAAAACCCGGTCGAACCGTTACAACATCGCCTTCCTTGCCCAAATTGTCTACTTCCTTAACGAGAATCACTTGCATTGCCTTGCTCCTTTCCATACTACTTATAGATTGATCCCAGAGAATTAACTGGTATCATTCTTAGAATACACTGAAAATTAGTGATGTTCGATCCTCGGCGCAATTGTCCATCAATAATCTGGAATCAGATTACGATCCGGCT
This window harbors:
- the rplI gene encoding 50S ribosomal protein L9, producing MQVILVKEVDNLGKEGDVVTVRPGFARNYLMPHKLAVEVTKGNLSQVEHLRKKRLAREQKELAMLQSVIHQVEGTVFEIIKKAGGKGKLYGSVTTREIAELVSQKLGTNFDRKYIVLPEPIKETGSWEVKLKLGKSQEPLITIVVKTAEEKAEEGKKTASGKEFASIATTTQLTPETVLPGDSATERNDES
- the dnaB gene encoding replicative DNA helicase — translated: MSIERVPPQNMEAEQATLGSMLLDRDALLKALEILRSDDFYYDSHRLIFENIAKLFDSDRACDVVTLAEKMRQSNALAVSGGAEYLALLVNLVPTSANIAYYAHIVEEKSLARALINACTTVIRESYESEQEAVELLDKAQHLILQLSQKRVRSDFVPLKEVINEAFDKIEELYHRDEHVTGVPSGFVDLDIMTTGFHPSELIVVAARPGMGKTSFCLNIAQHAGTTKKIAAAIFSLEMSREQIAQRMLCSEARIDANRVRRGILSERDWPELAKAAGKLSNATIYIDDSPGITVLELRAKARRLKFEQNLGLVIVDYLQLMRSHSRSENRQQEISEISRSLKAMARELELPVIAVSQLSRAVEQRSPKRPQLSDLRESGAIEQDADLVLFIYRDAYYNPDSQKGGTAEVIVAKQRNGPVGTVELIFLDEYTRFENQSRRTSLG